In one window of Nicotiana tabacum cultivar K326 chromosome 12, ASM71507v2, whole genome shotgun sequence DNA:
- the LOC107807412 gene encoding phosphoenolpyruvate carboxylase 4 isoform X2, with protein sequence MRMAGIEDTAELLEKQLASELSKMTLEEALAIARTFSHYLNLMGIAETHHRVRKARGEAQLSKSCDDIFNHLSQSGVPPDQLYDTVCKQAVEIVLTAHPTQINRRTLQYKHIRIAHLLEYNDRPDLGIEDREMLIEDLVREMTSIWQTDELRRHKPTPVDEARAGLHIVEQTLWKAVPHYLRRVSNALKKHTGRPLPLTCTPIRFGSWMGGDRDGNPNVTAKVTKDVSLLSRWMAIDLYVREIDSLRFELSMNQCSERFARLAHEILEKGNTSEDHLESWNHSSNWSQSKHQGQHAPPFPTQLPTGADLPSCTENVESHYPRLALPGTEFIPLKNQDSQSTSKVGPLAGDSIKNTEKAYGNGNGNITPRAASQLLAQRKIFADSQVGRASFQKLLEPSSSQRPGIAPYRIVLGDVKEKLLKTRKRLELLLEDLPCDHDPWDYYETSDQLLEPLLLCYDSLQSCGSGVLADGRLADLIRRVATFGMVLMKLDLRQESGRHSEALDAITKYLDMGTYSEWDEEQKLDFLIKELKGKRPLVPPTIEVPPDVKEVLDTFKVAAELGSDSLGAYVISMASNASDVLAVELLQKDARLAVAGELGRPCPGGTLRVVPLFETVKDLREAGSVIRRLLSIDWYREHIIKNHDGHQEVMVGYSDSGKDAGRFTAAWELYKAQEDVVAACNEYGIKVTLFHGRGGSIGRGGGPTYLAIQSQPPGSVMGTLRSTEQGEMVQAKFGLPQMAVRQLEIYTTAVLLATLRPPQPPREQKWRNLMDDISNLSCRSYRSTVYENPEFLAYFHEATPQAELGFLNIGSRPTRRKSTGGIGQLRAIPWVFAWTQTRFVLPAWLGVGAGLKGVCDKGHTEDLRAMYREWPFFQSTVDLIEMVLGKADIPIAKHYDDVLVSETRRELGADLRRELLTTGNYVLLVTGHEKLSANNRSLRRLIESRLPYLNPMNILQVEILKRLRRDEDNTKLRDALLITINGIAAGMRNTG encoded by the exons ATGAGAATGGCGGGAATTGAGGATACAGCAGAGCTTCTGGAGAAACAACTGGCATCAGAATTGTCAAAAATGACGCTAGAGGAAGCTCTTGCCATTGCGCGTACATTTAGCCATTATCTTAATTTGATGGGAATTGCAGAAACACATCATAG GGTACGCAAGGCGCGAGGAGAAGCACAGTTGTCAAAATCTTGCGATGACATTTTCAACCACCTCTCGCAGAGTGGTGTTCCTCCAGATCAGCTTTATGACACTGTCTGCAAGCAG GCTGTTGAGATTGTTCTCACTGCACATCCGACACAAATCAACCGTCGTACCTTACAATACAAACACATCAGAATTGCT CACCTTTTGGAATATAATGACAGGCCTGATCTTGGGATTGAAGATAGAGAGATGCTAATTGAAGATCTG GTGAGAGAGATGACTTCTATATGGCAAACGGATGAGCTCAGGCGGCACAAACCTACTCCAGTTGACGAAGCCAGGGCTG GTTTACATATTGTGGAACAGACGCTGTGGAAAGCTGTACCCCATTATTTACGTCGAGTCAGCAATGCTTTAAAAAAG CATACTGGAAGGCCTCTACCATTGACATGCACACCAATAAGATTCGGATCTTGGATGGGGGGCGATCGAGATGGAAATCCAAATGTCACAGCAAAG GTCACAAAAGATGTCTCTCTTCTCTCCAGGTGGATGGCTATTGATCTTTATGTACGAGAAATAGATAGCCTCAGATTTGAACTTTCCATGAATCAATGCAGTGAAAGATTTGCAAGATTGGCACATGAAATCTTAGAAAAAG GAAATACTTCTGAGGATCACCTTGAGTCTTGGAATCATTCCTCAAATTGGAGTCAATCAAAACATCAAGGACAACATGCTCCACCTTTCCCTACACAGCTTCCAACCGGAGCTGATCTGCCCTCTTGCACAG AAAATGTCGAGTCCCACTATCCTAGACTGGCTCTTCCTGGGACAGAATTCATACCACTCAAAAATCAG GATAGTCAGAGTACTTCAAAAGTGGGTCCCCTTGCTGGTGATTCTATCAAAAATACTGAAAAGGCATATGGAAATGGAAATGGAAATATAACACCACGTGCTGCTAGTCAGCTTCTGGCTCAGAGGAAAATTTTTGCCGACTCTCAGGTAGGAAGGGCCAGCTTCCAAAAGCTACTGGAACCAAGCTCATCGCAGAGACCTGGGATTGCTCCCTATAGAATTGTCCTTGGGGATGTAAAAGAAAAG CTCCTCAAGACACGGAAGCGGCTGGAGCTTCTTCTTGAAGATCTTCCGTGTGACCATGATCCTTGGGATTATTATGAAACATCAGATCAGCTTTTGGAACCACTACTATTGTGCTATGATTCACTG CAATCATGTGGGTCTGGGGTTCTAGCTGATGGGCGGCTTGCTGACCTAATCAGGCGAGTTGCTACATTTGGGATGGTCTTAATGAAGCTTGACCTTCGTCAG GAATCTGGTAGGCACTCTGAGGCACTTGATGCAATCACGAAATACTTAGACATGGGTACCTATAGTGAGTGGGATGAAGAACAAAAGCTGGACTTTCTGATTAAAGAGCTAAAGGGGAAAAGGCCTTTGGTTCCTCCTACTATAGAG GTTCCGCCTGATGTCAAAGAAGTCTTGGACACGTTCAAAGTGGCAGCTGAATTAGGAAGTGATTCACTTGGAGCTTATGTTATTTCCATGGCTTCAAAT GCCAGTGATGTCCTAGCTGTAGAGCTTTTACAGAAGGATGCACGCCTTGCTGTTGCTGGGGAGCTAGGCAGACCTTGTCCCGGTGGAAC ACTGCGGGTGGTTCCTCTGTTCGAGACCGTGAAAGACTTGAGAGAAGCTGGCTCGGTGATCAGAAGATTACTCTCAATCGACTGGTATAGGGAGCACATCATAAAGAACCACGATGGACATCAGGAG GTGATGGTTGGTTATTCTGACTCTGGCAAAGATGCTGGCCGTTTCACTGCAGCATGGGAGCTTTACAAAGCTCAAGAAGATGTTGTAGCTGCATGTAATGAATATGGCATTAAAGTCACTCTGTTCCATGGGCGTGGAGGAAGCATTGGCCGTGGTGGTGGTCCTACTTACCTTGCAATTCAGTCCCAGCCACCCGGCTCTGTTATG GGTACTCTTAGATCTACGGAACAAGGAGAAATGGTGCAGGCAAAATTTGGACTACCCCAAATGGCTGTTCGTCAGCTAGAGATTTACACCACGGCTGTTCTACTTGCTACATTACGCCCCCCCCAGCCTCCAAGGGAACAAAAATGGCGTAATCTGATGGACGACATATCAAATTTAAGTTGCAGGAGTTATAGAAGCACAGTATATGAAAACCCTGAGTTCCTCGCTTACTTCCATGAAGCAACACCTCAGGCTGAGCTAGGATTTCTCAACATTGGTAGCCGTCCAACAAGGAGAAAGAGTACAGGAGGAATTGGGCAACTCCGTGCAATTCCATGGGTATTTGCATGGACCCAAACAAGATTTGTCCTCCCTGCTTGGCTTGGAGTTGGAGCAGGCTTGAAGGGTGTTTGTGACAAGGGACATACAGAAGACTTACGAGCAATGTACAGAGAATGGCCTTTCTTCCAGTCCACTGTTGATCTTATAGAGATGGTTTTGGGGAAAGCTGACATTCCTATAGCAAAGCATTATGATGATGTTCTAGTATCTGAAACACGAAGAGAACTTGGTGCAGACCTGCGGAGGGAGCTCTTGACGACAGGAAACTATGTCCTATTGGTTACTGGTCATGAGAAGCTATCAGCAAACAACCGTAGTTTGAGGAGGTTGATCGAGAGCAGGCTTCCATATCTGAATCCAATGAATATCCTGCAGGTGGAGATATTAAAGAGGTTGAGGCGTGATGAAGACAACACTAAGCTTAGAGATGCCTTGCTCATTACGATAAATGGTATTGCTGCGGGGATGAGGAACACTGGCTAA
- the LOC107807412 gene encoding phosphoenolpyruvate carboxylase 4 isoform X1, with translation MTDVTDDIAEEISFQGFEDDCRLLQSLLNDVLNREVGPQFMEKVERTRVLAQGACNMRMAGIEDTAELLEKQLASELSKMTLEEALAIARTFSHYLNLMGIAETHHRVRKARGEAQLSKSCDDIFNHLSQSGVPPDQLYDTVCKQAVEIVLTAHPTQINRRTLQYKHIRIAHLLEYNDRPDLGIEDREMLIEDLVREMTSIWQTDELRRHKPTPVDEARAGLHIVEQTLWKAVPHYLRRVSNALKKHTGRPLPLTCTPIRFGSWMGGDRDGNPNVTAKVTKDVSLLSRWMAIDLYVREIDSLRFELSMNQCSERFARLAHEILEKGNTSEDHLESWNHSSNWSQSKHQGQHAPPFPTQLPTGADLPSCTENVESHYPRLALPGTEFIPLKNQDSQSTSKVGPLAGDSIKNTEKAYGNGNGNITPRAASQLLAQRKIFADSQVGRASFQKLLEPSSSQRPGIAPYRIVLGDVKEKLLKTRKRLELLLEDLPCDHDPWDYYETSDQLLEPLLLCYDSLQSCGSGVLADGRLADLIRRVATFGMVLMKLDLRQESGRHSEALDAITKYLDMGTYSEWDEEQKLDFLIKELKGKRPLVPPTIEVPPDVKEVLDTFKVAAELGSDSLGAYVISMASNASDVLAVELLQKDARLAVAGELGRPCPGGTLRVVPLFETVKDLREAGSVIRRLLSIDWYREHIIKNHDGHQEVMVGYSDSGKDAGRFTAAWELYKAQEDVVAACNEYGIKVTLFHGRGGSIGRGGGPTYLAIQSQPPGSVMGTLRSTEQGEMVQAKFGLPQMAVRQLEIYTTAVLLATLRPPQPPREQKWRNLMDDISNLSCRSYRSTVYENPEFLAYFHEATPQAELGFLNIGSRPTRRKSTGGIGQLRAIPWVFAWTQTRFVLPAWLGVGAGLKGVCDKGHTEDLRAMYREWPFFQSTVDLIEMVLGKADIPIAKHYDDVLVSETRRELGADLRRELLTTGNYVLLVTGHEKLSANNRSLRRLIESRLPYLNPMNILQVEILKRLRRDEDNTKLRDALLITINGIAAGMRNTG, from the exons ATGACGGACGTAACTGATGATATAGCTGAGGAGATATCATTTCAGGGATTTGAAGATGATTGTAGGCTCCTTCAGAGCCTTCTTAACGATGTTCTTAACAGGGAAGTTGGTCCTCAATTCATGGAAAAAGTTGAACGTACTCGCGTCCTCGCTCAG GGTGCCTGTAACATGAGAATGGCGGGAATTGAGGATACAGCAGAGCTTCTGGAGAAACAACTGGCATCAGAATTGTCAAAAATGACGCTAGAGGAAGCTCTTGCCATTGCGCGTACATTTAGCCATTATCTTAATTTGATGGGAATTGCAGAAACACATCATAG GGTACGCAAGGCGCGAGGAGAAGCACAGTTGTCAAAATCTTGCGATGACATTTTCAACCACCTCTCGCAGAGTGGTGTTCCTCCAGATCAGCTTTATGACACTGTCTGCAAGCAG GCTGTTGAGATTGTTCTCACTGCACATCCGACACAAATCAACCGTCGTACCTTACAATACAAACACATCAGAATTGCT CACCTTTTGGAATATAATGACAGGCCTGATCTTGGGATTGAAGATAGAGAGATGCTAATTGAAGATCTG GTGAGAGAGATGACTTCTATATGGCAAACGGATGAGCTCAGGCGGCACAAACCTACTCCAGTTGACGAAGCCAGGGCTG GTTTACATATTGTGGAACAGACGCTGTGGAAAGCTGTACCCCATTATTTACGTCGAGTCAGCAATGCTTTAAAAAAG CATACTGGAAGGCCTCTACCATTGACATGCACACCAATAAGATTCGGATCTTGGATGGGGGGCGATCGAGATGGAAATCCAAATGTCACAGCAAAG GTCACAAAAGATGTCTCTCTTCTCTCCAGGTGGATGGCTATTGATCTTTATGTACGAGAAATAGATAGCCTCAGATTTGAACTTTCCATGAATCAATGCAGTGAAAGATTTGCAAGATTGGCACATGAAATCTTAGAAAAAG GAAATACTTCTGAGGATCACCTTGAGTCTTGGAATCATTCCTCAAATTGGAGTCAATCAAAACATCAAGGACAACATGCTCCACCTTTCCCTACACAGCTTCCAACCGGAGCTGATCTGCCCTCTTGCACAG AAAATGTCGAGTCCCACTATCCTAGACTGGCTCTTCCTGGGACAGAATTCATACCACTCAAAAATCAG GATAGTCAGAGTACTTCAAAAGTGGGTCCCCTTGCTGGTGATTCTATCAAAAATACTGAAAAGGCATATGGAAATGGAAATGGAAATATAACACCACGTGCTGCTAGTCAGCTTCTGGCTCAGAGGAAAATTTTTGCCGACTCTCAGGTAGGAAGGGCCAGCTTCCAAAAGCTACTGGAACCAAGCTCATCGCAGAGACCTGGGATTGCTCCCTATAGAATTGTCCTTGGGGATGTAAAAGAAAAG CTCCTCAAGACACGGAAGCGGCTGGAGCTTCTTCTTGAAGATCTTCCGTGTGACCATGATCCTTGGGATTATTATGAAACATCAGATCAGCTTTTGGAACCACTACTATTGTGCTATGATTCACTG CAATCATGTGGGTCTGGGGTTCTAGCTGATGGGCGGCTTGCTGACCTAATCAGGCGAGTTGCTACATTTGGGATGGTCTTAATGAAGCTTGACCTTCGTCAG GAATCTGGTAGGCACTCTGAGGCACTTGATGCAATCACGAAATACTTAGACATGGGTACCTATAGTGAGTGGGATGAAGAACAAAAGCTGGACTTTCTGATTAAAGAGCTAAAGGGGAAAAGGCCTTTGGTTCCTCCTACTATAGAG GTTCCGCCTGATGTCAAAGAAGTCTTGGACACGTTCAAAGTGGCAGCTGAATTAGGAAGTGATTCACTTGGAGCTTATGTTATTTCCATGGCTTCAAAT GCCAGTGATGTCCTAGCTGTAGAGCTTTTACAGAAGGATGCACGCCTTGCTGTTGCTGGGGAGCTAGGCAGACCTTGTCCCGGTGGAAC ACTGCGGGTGGTTCCTCTGTTCGAGACCGTGAAAGACTTGAGAGAAGCTGGCTCGGTGATCAGAAGATTACTCTCAATCGACTGGTATAGGGAGCACATCATAAAGAACCACGATGGACATCAGGAG GTGATGGTTGGTTATTCTGACTCTGGCAAAGATGCTGGCCGTTTCACTGCAGCATGGGAGCTTTACAAAGCTCAAGAAGATGTTGTAGCTGCATGTAATGAATATGGCATTAAAGTCACTCTGTTCCATGGGCGTGGAGGAAGCATTGGCCGTGGTGGTGGTCCTACTTACCTTGCAATTCAGTCCCAGCCACCCGGCTCTGTTATG GGTACTCTTAGATCTACGGAACAAGGAGAAATGGTGCAGGCAAAATTTGGACTACCCCAAATGGCTGTTCGTCAGCTAGAGATTTACACCACGGCTGTTCTACTTGCTACATTACGCCCCCCCCAGCCTCCAAGGGAACAAAAATGGCGTAATCTGATGGACGACATATCAAATTTAAGTTGCAGGAGTTATAGAAGCACAGTATATGAAAACCCTGAGTTCCTCGCTTACTTCCATGAAGCAACACCTCAGGCTGAGCTAGGATTTCTCAACATTGGTAGCCGTCCAACAAGGAGAAAGAGTACAGGAGGAATTGGGCAACTCCGTGCAATTCCATGGGTATTTGCATGGACCCAAACAAGATTTGTCCTCCCTGCTTGGCTTGGAGTTGGAGCAGGCTTGAAGGGTGTTTGTGACAAGGGACATACAGAAGACTTACGAGCAATGTACAGAGAATGGCCTTTCTTCCAGTCCACTGTTGATCTTATAGAGATGGTTTTGGGGAAAGCTGACATTCCTATAGCAAAGCATTATGATGATGTTCTAGTATCTGAAACACGAAGAGAACTTGGTGCAGACCTGCGGAGGGAGCTCTTGACGACAGGAAACTATGTCCTATTGGTTACTGGTCATGAGAAGCTATCAGCAAACAACCGTAGTTTGAGGAGGTTGATCGAGAGCAGGCTTCCATATCTGAATCCAATGAATATCCTGCAGGTGGAGATATTAAAGAGGTTGAGGCGTGATGAAGACAACACTAAGCTTAGAGATGCCTTGCTCATTACGATAAATGGTATTGCTGCGGGGATGAGGAACACTGGCTAA